From Bradyrhizobium sp. NDS-1, the proteins below share one genomic window:
- a CDS encoding tetratricopeptide repeat protein, whose protein sequence is MERKLAAIMAADIVSYSLMMAENEASTYKELRAVFDNLIEPTVAQHGGRIFKMTGDGFLAMFPSVNEAVDAGSAIQQGFDNAPFELRIGINLGDVIEDNGDMYGDGVNVATRLETMADPGSIFVSGAVVMAADRNRGDVFARVGRRRAKNIPERLNVYRVRRAQSSWSRWRKVQRVLHGTAARWSYGVAAVALVLIGTQIQPLSLAAMVSRLPAALLFDQTRADPRPSVAVMPFATMSGDQSYFADGLTEDVTTALARNSELQIIARDSTYAVRGQESDMRKLGAKLGVSYVVEGSARREGDRLRVSAQLIDVKSGAHLWSRSFDRQVADVFTVQSELTTEIVAQLAPYIGRNEAIAAAQRPTDNLQAYDLLLRARHRYRHGVQDAEALMEARGLYHRALEMDPAYAAARAGLALTYIADVAKRSSGRATAHELELGLSEARQAVRLDPNLSLGYQVISFGLAVQGDYAGGLQAAKRAVELNPNDPDSMMALAKAQVRFGDYADAVANAERARRLHPMAPEYYAYVHGQALYAADRRDESATVISECLVRAPRDANCLLIQAALQGRRGDEEAAQLTMASLVGAQPTFSLEAERSYRRFGNKPLMEQFLKDLTRAKAPGAA, encoded by the coding sequence ATGGAACGCAAGCTCGCCGCGATCATGGCCGCCGACATCGTCAGCTACAGCCTGATGATGGCCGAAAACGAGGCCTCCACCTATAAAGAGCTGCGCGCGGTCTTCGACAACCTGATCGAGCCCACAGTCGCGCAGCATGGTGGACGCATCTTCAAGATGACCGGGGACGGGTTTCTGGCGATGTTTCCAAGCGTCAACGAAGCCGTTGATGCGGGCTCTGCCATCCAGCAAGGGTTCGACAACGCCCCGTTTGAGCTGCGCATAGGCATCAACCTCGGTGATGTCATCGAGGACAATGGCGACATGTACGGCGACGGCGTTAATGTCGCCACACGGCTTGAGACGATGGCCGATCCCGGTAGCATCTTCGTTAGCGGCGCTGTCGTCATGGCCGCAGACCGCAATCGCGGCGATGTGTTCGCGCGTGTGGGCCGCAGGCGCGCCAAGAACATTCCCGAGCGTCTTAATGTCTACCGGGTCCGGCGCGCGCAATCCTCGTGGTCCCGCTGGCGAAAAGTCCAGCGCGTTCTACACGGTACCGCTGCGCGCTGGTCGTATGGCGTCGCCGCCGTAGCCCTTGTCCTCATCGGTACCCAAATCCAACCGCTTTCCCTGGCGGCGATGGTCAGTCGGCTCCCGGCCGCGCTGCTTTTCGACCAGACCCGCGCCGACCCGCGGCCGTCAGTTGCGGTCATGCCCTTTGCGACCATGAGCGGCGACCAGTCGTACTTTGCAGACGGGCTGACCGAGGATGTGACCACGGCGCTTGCAAGGAATTCCGAGCTTCAGATCATCGCGCGCGACTCCACCTATGCCGTGCGCGGGCAAGAAAGCGATATGCGCAAGCTCGGGGCAAAGCTGGGCGTTTCCTACGTGGTGGAAGGCAGCGCGCGCCGCGAGGGGGACCGGCTTCGCGTCTCGGCGCAGCTGATCGACGTGAAATCGGGCGCGCACCTTTGGTCGCGCAGCTTCGACAGGCAGGTTGCCGACGTCTTCACCGTACAAAGCGAGCTGACCACGGAAATCGTCGCCCAGCTCGCGCCGTATATCGGCCGAAATGAAGCCATCGCTGCCGCGCAACGTCCGACCGACAACCTCCAGGCTTACGATCTTCTCCTGCGGGCCCGTCATCGATACCGGCATGGCGTCCAGGATGCGGAAGCACTTATGGAGGCACGCGGCCTATATCACCGCGCGCTGGAAATGGACCCGGCCTATGCCGCCGCCCGTGCGGGCTTGGCCCTCACTTACATCGCGGATGTGGCCAAGAGGTCGAGTGGTCGGGCGACAGCGCATGAGCTGGAACTAGGTCTTAGCGAAGCGCGCCAGGCTGTGCGCCTCGATCCCAATCTCTCGCTCGGCTATCAGGTGATCAGCTTCGGGCTGGCGGTGCAGGGCGATTATGCGGGCGGCTTGCAGGCCGCCAAGCGCGCCGTCGAACTGAATCCCAATGACCCGGATAGCATGATGGCATTGGCAAAAGCGCAAGTCCGTTTCGGGGACTACGCGGACGCCGTTGCCAATGCCGAGCGGGCGCGTCGCCTTCATCCCATGGCACCGGAATATTACGCCTATGTGCATGGCCAGGCTCTTTACGCCGCTGATCGTCGCGATGAGTCGGCTACCGTGATCTCCGAATGCCTTGTAAGGGCGCCGCGCGATGCCAACTGCCTGCTCATCCAGGCTGCGCTGCAAGGGCGGCGCGGTGATGAAGAAGCGGCGCAGCTGACGATGGCAAGCTTGGTAGGAGCCCAACCGACATTTTCGTTGGAGGCAGAGCGCTCTTATCGCCGGTTTGGCAACAAGCCACTCATGGAGCAGTTCCTGAAGGACCTGACGCGGGCGAAGGCACCGGGGGCTGCGTAA
- the queD gene encoding 6-carboxytetrahydropterin synthase QueD translates to MKISQAFKFEAAHRLPNVPETHRCRRLHGHSYRVEVQLDGPVDPHTGFVADFFDIEKCFADIIGALDHHCLNEVAGLENPTAENIAIWIWDRLKPGLAQLSAVRVYETADCWAEYQGR, encoded by the coding sequence ATGAAGATATCGCAGGCGTTCAAGTTCGAGGCAGCGCATCGGCTGCCGAACGTGCCCGAGACCCATCGATGCCGCCGGCTGCATGGTCATTCCTACCGGGTCGAGGTCCAGCTGGACGGGCCGGTCGACCCGCACACCGGCTTCGTCGCTGATTTCTTCGATATTGAAAAGTGCTTCGCCGACATCATCGGCGCGTTGGATCACCACTGCCTGAACGAGGTCGCAGGCCTCGAAAACCCGACCGCCGAGAACATCGCGATCTGGATCTGGGATCGGCTGAAGCCGGGCCTTGCGCAACTGTCGGCCGTCCGCGTCTATGAAACGGCGGACTGCTGGGCCGAATATCAGGGGCGGTGA